The Onychomys torridus chromosome 4, mOncTor1.1, whole genome shotgun sequence genome includes a window with the following:
- the Prrt1b gene encoding proline rich transmembrane protein 1B: MEAGPDAKGGDSPAAPEDPPAAEDALRPSQPALPQLPRRPQLLDEDAGPDEDGASATEGSEPVRGDPEPASASSEAGPVPKATGGTVPPIGFVGEPPPYAPPDPKAVTLLYPPFPQMPVLFQPAPGPAALYPPPPGPLFPPAAAAGASFSFPAYGSPMAGGPAPMQVEHRPLPKDFMMESVLVTLFCCLLTGLIAIVYSHETRAALGRGDLAQAEEASRKARSLVLFSLLFGVFVSTSWVIYVVVALYLP, translated from the exons GTCCTGACGCCAAGGGGGGCGACAGCCCCGCAGCCCCGGAGGACCCTCCAGCCGCCGAGGACGCGCTCAGGCCCTCGCAGCCCGCGCTCCCTCAGCTCCCGCGCCGCCCGCAGCTGCTGGATGAAGATGCGGGACCGGACGAGGATGGAGCCTCGGCCACAGAGGGCAGCGAGCCGGTCCGGGGGGACCCAGAACCCGCATCCGCATCGAGCGAGGCAGGACCGGTGCCCAAGGCCACCGGCGGCACCGTTCCGCCCATCGGCTTCGTGGGCGAGCCCCCACCCTACGCGCCGCCGGACCCCAAGGCTGTGACGCTGCTCTACCCTCCCTTCCCGCAGATGCCGGTGCTGTTCCAGCCGGCGCCCGGGCCCGCCGCACTCTACCCGCCGCCACCGGGCCCGCTCTTCCCACCCGCCGCTGCTGCCGgagcctccttctccttccccgcG TATGGCAGCCCCATGGCTGGTGGACCTGCCCCCATGCAGGTGGAGCACAGGCCTCTGCCCAAGGACTTCATGATGGAGTCGGTGCTGGTGACCCTGTTCTGTTGCCTGCTCACAGGGCTTATTGCCATTGTGTACTCCCATGAG ACTCGAGCAGCCCTGGGCAGGGGTGACTTGGCACAGGCGGAGGAGGCTTCGAGGAAGGCCCGCTCACTTGTACTCTTCAGCCTGCTCTTCGGGGTCTTTGTGTCTACCAGCTGGGTCATCTATGTGGTGGTGGCCCTCTACCTCCCCTGA